From the Leifsonia sp. AG29 genome, one window contains:
- a CDS encoding ABC transporter ATP-binding protein: MSAQRHGGAAGAQSSDGSARIDIVGLTKRFLTPRGDTFTAIQDVTVTVEPGQFCAIVGPTGCGKSTTLAQVSGLERPSAGSVSVGGRIVDGVTSGVSYMFQADSLFPWKTVLANVMIGPILLGTPKKEATALARDWLRRVGLAGFEDRYPHQLSGGMRKRVAMAAALINNPRILLMDEPFGALDVQTKAIMQTELLQLWEELRPSVLFITHDLDEAVALSDRVVIMTSSPGTVKDVFDVDLPRPRGDVQEIRHEERFLEIQGRIWESLRDEVTRAYEQTAGAAA, from the coding sequence ATGAGTGCACAAAGACACGGCGGTGCCGCCGGAGCCCAGAGCTCCGACGGATCGGCCCGCATCGACATCGTCGGCTTGACGAAACGCTTCCTCACCCCGCGCGGCGACACGTTCACGGCGATCCAGGATGTGACCGTCACGGTCGAGCCGGGCCAGTTCTGCGCGATCGTCGGCCCGACGGGCTGCGGCAAGTCCACCACGCTGGCGCAGGTGTCCGGGCTCGAGCGCCCGAGCGCCGGCTCGGTCAGCGTCGGCGGACGGATCGTCGACGGGGTGACGTCGGGCGTGAGCTACATGTTCCAGGCCGACTCGCTCTTCCCCTGGAAGACGGTGCTCGCCAACGTGATGATCGGGCCGATCCTGCTCGGCACCCCGAAGAAGGAGGCGACGGCCCTGGCCCGCGACTGGCTGCGCCGCGTCGGCCTGGCCGGGTTCGAGGACCGCTACCCGCACCAGCTCTCGGGCGGCATGCGGAAGCGCGTGGCCATGGCCGCGGCCCTGATCAACAACCCGCGCATCCTCCTCATGGACGAGCCGTTCGGCGCGCTCGACGTTCAGACGAAGGCGATCATGCAGACCGAGCTGCTGCAGCTGTGGGAGGAGCTGCGCCCCTCCGTGCTGTTCATCACCCACGACCTCGACGAGGCCGTCGCGCTGTCGGACCGCGTCGTCATCATGACGAGCAGCCCGGGCACCGTGAAGGACGTCTTCGACGTCGACCTGCCCCGCCCGCGCGGCGACGTGCAGGAGATCCGCCACGAGGAGCGCTTCCTCGAGATCCAGGGGCGCATCTGGGAGTCGCTGCGCGACGAAGTGACCCGCGCCTACGAGCAGACGGCAGGAGCGGCGGCGTGA
- a CDS encoding sensor histidine kinase, translating into MRRRIKRLSSQILLAQLVILTASMAIGFALFAQTARSNLDADYQARAAAIAQTFAGIPAIQTCISTGGPDCAATVQNLASQTANRTGAAYVVTIDRNRIRHSHPNPALIGKQVSEPLVAQDGRVHLGINSGSTGVTAAARVPLFAPASTTIVGEVSVGIRESSVSRELLAQLPSYAVWFALVLAIGTLASFGLASLLKRRTFGLELDEIARLLQEREATLHGIREGVIAIDPAGRITVVNDEAQRLLRLPEGARGRYLEDVLVATPVRDALSGTTAVKDAIVVTDDDVLVVNRMPVTLAGRPHGAVVTLQDRTEVTGLTRELDGERSFTESIRAQQHEFANRMHAVSGLLELGRIEEAKQYLDEIRGTTADLDSTLRTHIGAPMIVGLLLGKAAEANERGIELVISPDTDLGEAPGRVQALTTVLGNLIDNAFDALATTPGARRVTVSVIESSDAITVRVSDNGPGVPNGDLPRIFENGYTTKHGSLERHSGLGLSLVHRTVTKLGGTISVSCDHGATFEVVLPRVPTAAEAVR; encoded by the coding sequence ATGCGACGACGGATCAAGCGACTCTCGAGCCAGATACTGCTGGCTCAGCTCGTGATCCTCACTGCCTCCATGGCGATCGGTTTCGCCCTGTTCGCGCAGACCGCGCGCAGCAACCTCGACGCCGACTACCAGGCTCGCGCCGCGGCCATCGCGCAGACGTTCGCGGGCATCCCGGCGATCCAGACCTGCATCAGCACCGGCGGCCCGGACTGCGCCGCCACCGTGCAGAACCTCGCGTCGCAGACGGCGAATCGGACCGGCGCGGCCTACGTCGTCACCATCGACAGGAACCGGATCCGGCACTCGCACCCGAATCCCGCTCTGATCGGCAAGCAGGTGTCGGAGCCGCTCGTCGCTCAGGACGGCCGGGTGCACCTGGGCATCAACTCCGGCTCCACGGGTGTCACGGCCGCCGCGCGCGTCCCCCTGTTCGCACCCGCCTCGACCACCATCGTCGGTGAGGTCTCGGTGGGCATCCGCGAGAGCTCGGTCTCCCGCGAACTGCTCGCGCAACTCCCTTCCTACGCCGTGTGGTTCGCGCTGGTCCTCGCCATCGGCACGCTCGCCTCCTTCGGTCTCGCCAGCCTTCTGAAGCGGCGCACCTTCGGGCTCGAACTCGACGAGATCGCGCGCCTGCTGCAGGAGCGCGAGGCGACCCTCCACGGGATCCGGGAGGGGGTCATCGCCATCGACCCGGCCGGCCGCATCACGGTGGTGAACGACGAGGCGCAGCGCCTCCTGCGCCTGCCGGAGGGCGCCCGCGGGCGCTACCTCGAGGACGTCCTCGTCGCGACGCCCGTGCGCGACGCCCTCAGCGGCACGACGGCCGTCAAGGACGCCATCGTCGTCACCGACGACGACGTCCTCGTGGTCAACCGGATGCCCGTCACGCTCGCCGGGCGCCCGCACGGCGCCGTGGTGACCCTCCAAGACCGCACCGAGGTGACGGGCCTGACCCGCGAGCTCGACGGCGAGCGCAGCTTCACCGAGTCGATCCGGGCGCAGCAGCACGAGTTCGCCAACCGGATGCACGCGGTGTCCGGCCTACTGGAGCTCGGCCGCATCGAGGAGGCGAAGCAGTACCTCGACGAGATCCGGGGCACGACCGCCGACCTCGACTCGACCCTCCGCACCCACATCGGCGCGCCGATGATCGTCGGGCTGCTGCTCGGCAAGGCCGCCGAGGCGAACGAGCGCGGCATCGAGCTCGTGATCTCGCCCGACACCGATCTCGGGGAGGCGCCGGGCCGGGTCCAGGCGCTCACAACGGTGCTCGGCAACCTCATCGACAACGCGTTCGACGCCCTCGCCACCACGCCCGGTGCGAGGCGCGTCACGGTGAGCGTGATCGAATCCTCGGACGCCATCACCGTCCGGGTGAGCGACAACGGCCCGGGGGTGCCGAACGGCGACCTCCCCCGGATCTTCGAGAACGGCTACACCACGAAGCACGGCTCGCTCGAGCGCCACAGCGGCCTCGGGCTGTCGCTCGTGCACCGCACCGTCACGAAGCTGGGCGGGACGATCTCGGTCTCCTGCGACCACGGCGCCACGTTCGAGGTCGTGCTCCCCCGGGTGCCCACGGCGGCGGAGGCGGTGCGATGA
- a CDS encoding response regulator produces MSDELSVLVVDDDFRVASVHEGFVEATPGFTVAGKAHTGAEALRLAASLHPDLVLMDVYLPDEDGLDVVRSLLAEPAPPAVIVISAANDVATVRRAVQLGALHYLVKPFGFSELAQRLTAYREAQEGLAGFPAEATQQDIDRFFELLRPGSSAPPDTLRRLAPTLQAVFDAVAASAASVSASEVATTIGVSRTTAQRALTQLEQSEVLRLELRYGSTGRPEHRYAVRRR; encoded by the coding sequence ATGAGCGACGAGCTGTCGGTGCTCGTGGTCGACGACGACTTCCGGGTCGCGAGCGTGCACGAGGGTTTCGTGGAGGCGACGCCGGGCTTCACGGTCGCCGGGAAGGCGCACACCGGGGCCGAGGCGCTCCGGCTGGCGGCGTCCCTCCACCCGGACCTCGTGCTCATGGACGTGTACCTCCCCGACGAGGACGGCCTCGACGTGGTCCGCTCCCTGCTGGCCGAGCCGGCGCCTCCCGCCGTCATCGTCATCTCGGCGGCGAACGACGTCGCGACGGTGCGGCGGGCTGTCCAGCTCGGGGCCCTCCACTACCTGGTCAAGCCGTTCGGGTTCTCGGAGCTCGCGCAGCGGCTCACGGCCTACCGGGAGGCTCAGGAGGGGCTCGCCGGGTTCCCCGCCGAGGCGACTCAGCAGGACATCGACCGGTTCTTCGAGCTGCTCCGGCCCGGTTCGTCGGCGCCTCCCGACACGCTGAGGAGACTCGCCCCGACCCTGCAGGCCGTCTTCGACGCCGTGGCGGCGAGCGCCGCGAGCGTCTCCGCGAGCGAGGTCGCCACGACGATCGGGGTGAGCCGGACGACGGCGCAGCGCGCGCTGACGCAGCTGGAGCAGAGCGAGGTGCTGCGCCTCGAGCTGCGGTACGGCTCGACCGGGCGGCCCGAGCACCGGTACGCCGTGAGGCGCCGCTGA